In the Telopea speciosissima isolate NSW1024214 ecotype Mountain lineage chromosome 2, Tspe_v1, whole genome shotgun sequence genome, one interval contains:
- the LOC122651814 gene encoding protein-tyrosine-phosphatase MKP1-like isoform X1: MVGDEEDAAGSRGQCQISGAGGGGRKAFWRSASWSSRSASQSSAPFDHVKDFSDPHNSTTDKNNGGGQFRRFPVPLTPRSQHSKARSCLPPLQPLSITRRGLDEWPKAGSDDVGEWPQPPTPSGRGDPNKPIEGLKLDLSSFQRNPDPTGTLLKKDRIAFFDKECSKVAEHIYLGGDAVAKNRDILKQNGITHVLNCVGFVCPEYFKSDLVYKTLWLQDSPSEDITSILYDVFDYFEDVREQGGRVLVHCCQGVSRSTSLVIAYLMWREGQSFDDAFQFVKQARGIANPNMGFACQLLQCQKRVHAIPLSPSSVLRMYRMAPHSPYDPLHLVPKMLNDPSPSALDSRGAFIVHVPSAIYIWVGRSCQHIMERDAKGAAFQVVRYERVQAPRIMVEEGEEPSDFWDAFSNLPDSVDKSGNIVKIESAAKVVPGERKVDSYDGDFEVFQKAITGGVVPAFSTPGAEHETHLPARESNWSVLRRKFALGDVKEFGAGPKVSLCRVYSDSMLIFDPDSRINKLPHLSADSSSSPHFSPSSFSSDSSNSSKSSSESPSLSPSTSSSTASPASSTVPDLPSKTSLHPIPNISESRKVGHASCSQVISSPSKRLVLSLAERRGSLSPSLKLQTLADDKSVSYRRDTITYSTSSASQQNEKGRDNNSCSFIGLCSKEKVSDSIEATAIEKGDSTQECQLQMFLGASLNDQAAANEGSSVKKYPLQEVLDVPVFAGFVDNFSGFCNPIDPIVCRWPTLERVAPFGTANLDSEAAFLVLVPSTGVGKHKDRMIYFWIGKSFKHDNCQLQLDVGSSVSDVEAIDWNQVVCDFLSTMGLPKDIPTEVVKEELEPEEFLELLK, encoded by the exons ATGGTAGGAGACGAGGAGGACGCCGCCGGTTCCCGAGGACAGTGTCAGATCTCCGGTGCCGGCGGCGGAGGCCGCAAAGCATTCTGGAGGTCGGCATCTTGGTCTTCCAGGTCTGCCTCTCAGAGTTCTGCCCCCTTCGATCATGTCAAAGACTTCTCAGATCCTCATAATAGCACCACCGACAAGAACAACGGCGGAGGACAGTTCCGAAGGTTTCCTGTTCCTCTCACTCCTCGGTCCCAGCATAGTAAGGCTCGCTCTTGCTTGCCCCCCTTGCAGCCATTGTCGATCACTCGCCGCGGCTTGGACGAGTGGCCCAAAGCTGGTTCGGATGATGTGGGAGAATGGCCCCAACCTCCCACCCCAAGTGGTCGAGGTGATCCGAACAAGCCCATAGAAGGTTTGAAGCTTGACTTGTCTTCGTTTCAGAGAAATCCAGATCCCACAGGGACTCTTCTTAAGAAAGACAGGATCGCCTTCTTTGATAAAGAATGCTCCAAGGTTGCGGAACACATATATCTTGGTGGAGACGCTGTTGCTAAGAACAGGGATATTCTCAAGCAGAACGGTATCACACATGTTCTCAACTGTGTGGGTTTCGTTTGCCCTGAATACTTTAAATCCGACCTCGTCTACAAGACATTGTGGTTGCAAGATAGTCCTTCTGAGGATATCACTAGTATTCTTTATGATGTCTTTGACTACTTTGAAGATGTAAGGGAGCAGGGCGGGAGGGTTCTGGTCCACTGTTGTCAAGGGGTGTCTCGTTCCACGTCTTTGGTGATTGCTTATCTTATGTGGAGGGAGGGCCAGAGCTTTGATGATGCCTTTCAGTTTGTAAAGCAGGCCAGAGGAATTGCGAACCCCAACATGGGCTTCGCTTGCCAGTTGTTGCAGTGCCAGAAGAGAGTACATGCCATTCCGCTGAGCCCCAGTTCGGTTCTGAGGATGTATCGGATGGCACCGCATTCACCTTATGATCCTCTGCATCTGGTTCCCAAGATGTTGAATGATCCTTCTCCATCTGCTCTGGATTCTAGAGGAGCGTTTATAGTACATGTGCCTTCTGCTATCTACATCTGGGTTGGTCGAAGTTGTCAGCACATCATGGAGAGGGATGCAAAAGGAGCTGCTTTCCAGGTTGTTCGTTATGAGAGAGTGCAGGCGCCGAGAATAATGGTTGAGGAAGGGGAAGAGCCATCAGACTTTTGGGATGCCTTTTCAAATCTTCCAGATTCAGTGGATAAGTCTGGGAACATTGTCAAGATTGAATCAGCAGCTAAAGTTGTTCCTGGTGAGAGGAAGGTGGACTCGTATGATGGGGATTTTGAAGTCTTCCAGAAAGCAATCACTGGGGGTGTGGTGCCTGCCTTCTCAACACCGGGGGCTGAACACGAAACTCACCTCCCTGCGAGGGAAAGCAATTGGAGCGTTCTAAGGCGAAAGTTTGCCTTGGGTGATGTGAAAGAGTTTGGGGCAGGTCCTAAGGTATCCCTTTGTAGAGTCTATTCTGATTCAATGTTGATTTTCGACCCTGATAGTCGGATAAACAAACTTCCACATTTGTCAGCggactcatcatcatcacctcATTTTTCTCCAAGTTCCTTTTCTTCTGATTCAAGTAATAGCTCTAAATCTAGTTCAGAATCGCCTTCACTGTCCCCATCTACATCTTCTTCTACAGCCTCACCTGCTTCCTCAACTGTGCCTGATTTGCCATCCAAGACGTCTCTTCATCCCATCCCTAACATTTCAGAATCTCGTAAGGTTGGTCATGCTTCTTGTTCCCAAGTAATCTCATCACCATCTAAAAGAttggttctctctcttgctGAACGGAGAGGTAGCTTGTCACCTTCGTTGAAGCTGCAAACCTTGGCTGATGATAAATCTGTATCATACAGAAGGGACACAATCACGTATTCAACTTCTTCTGCAAGTCAACAGAATGAAAAGGGGAGAGACAATAATTCGTGCTCTTTTATAGGACTTTGTAGTAAAGAAAAAGTTTCAGATTCTATTGAGGCCACTGCAATTGAAAAGGGAGATTCAACTCAAGAATGTCAGTTGCAAATGTTTCTAGGGGCATCTCTTAACGACCAAGCAGCCGCCAATGAAGGTTCTTCTGTAAAGAAGTATCCTCTGCAAGAGGTCCTGGATGTTCCTGTCTTTGCTGGATTTGTCGACAATTTTTCTGGGTTCTGTAATCCAATTGACCCCATAGTTTGCCGCTGGCCTACTTTAGAAAGGGTTGCACCATTTGGCACTGCCAATTTGGATTCAGAAGCTGCTTTTCTTGTCTTAGTTCCTAGTACTGGTGTAGGCAAGCATAAAGATAGGATGATATATTTCTGGATTGGAAAATCATTCAAACATGATAATTGTCAGCTTCAATTAGATGTCGGCAGCAGTGTAAGTGATGTAGAAGCGATTGACTGGAATCAAGttgtttgtgattttctttCTACAATGGGTCTACCGAAGGACATCCCCACTGAG GTAGTTAAAGAAGAATTGGAGCCAGAGGAATTCCTTGAATTGTTGAAGTGA
- the LOC122651814 gene encoding protein-tyrosine-phosphatase MKP1-like isoform X2, with translation MVGDEEDAAGSRGQCQISGAGGGGRKAFWRSASWSSRSASQSSAPFDHVKDFSDPHNSTTDKNNGGGQFRRFPVPLTPRSQHSKARSCLPPLQPLSITRRGLDEWPKAGSDDVGEWPQPPTPSGRGDPNKPIEGLKLDLSSFQRNPDPTGTLLKKDRIAFFDKECSKVAEHIYLGGDAVAKNRDILKQNGITHVLNCVGFVCPEYFKSDLVYKTLWLQDSPSEDITSILYDVFDYFEDVREQGGRVLVHCCQGVSRSTSLVIAYLMWREGQSFDDAFQFVKQARGIANPNMGFACQLLQCQKRVHAIPLSPSSVLRMYRMAPHSPYDPLHLVPKMLNDPSPSALDSRGAFIVHVPSAIYIWVGRSCQHIMERDAKGAAFQVVRYERVQAPRIMVEEGEEPSDFWDAFSNLPDSVDKSGNIVKIESAAKVVPGERKVDSYDGDFEVFQKAITGGVVPAFSTPGAEHETHLPARESNWSVLRRKFALGDVKEFGAGPKVSLCRVYSDSMLIFDPDSRINKLPHLSADSSSSPHFSPSSFSSDSSNSSKSSSESPSLSPSTSSSTASPASSTVPDLPSKTSLHPIPNISESRKVGHASCSQVISSPSKRLVLSLAERRGSLSPSLKLQTLADDKSVSYRRDTITYSTSSASQQNEKGRDNNSCSFIGLCSKEKVSDSIEATAIEKGDSTQECQLQMFLGASLNDQAAANEGSSVKKYPLQEVLDVPVFAGFVDNFSGFCNPIDPIVCRWPTLERVAPFGTANLDSEAAFLVLVPSTGVGKHKDRMIYFWIGKSFKHDNCQLQLDVGSSVSDVEAIDWNQVVCDFLSTMGLPKDIPTEDR, from the exons ATGGTAGGAGACGAGGAGGACGCCGCCGGTTCCCGAGGACAGTGTCAGATCTCCGGTGCCGGCGGCGGAGGCCGCAAAGCATTCTGGAGGTCGGCATCTTGGTCTTCCAGGTCTGCCTCTCAGAGTTCTGCCCCCTTCGATCATGTCAAAGACTTCTCAGATCCTCATAATAGCACCACCGACAAGAACAACGGCGGAGGACAGTTCCGAAGGTTTCCTGTTCCTCTCACTCCTCGGTCCCAGCATAGTAAGGCTCGCTCTTGCTTGCCCCCCTTGCAGCCATTGTCGATCACTCGCCGCGGCTTGGACGAGTGGCCCAAAGCTGGTTCGGATGATGTGGGAGAATGGCCCCAACCTCCCACCCCAAGTGGTCGAGGTGATCCGAACAAGCCCATAGAAGGTTTGAAGCTTGACTTGTCTTCGTTTCAGAGAAATCCAGATCCCACAGGGACTCTTCTTAAGAAAGACAGGATCGCCTTCTTTGATAAAGAATGCTCCAAGGTTGCGGAACACATATATCTTGGTGGAGACGCTGTTGCTAAGAACAGGGATATTCTCAAGCAGAACGGTATCACACATGTTCTCAACTGTGTGGGTTTCGTTTGCCCTGAATACTTTAAATCCGACCTCGTCTACAAGACATTGTGGTTGCAAGATAGTCCTTCTGAGGATATCACTAGTATTCTTTATGATGTCTTTGACTACTTTGAAGATGTAAGGGAGCAGGGCGGGAGGGTTCTGGTCCACTGTTGTCAAGGGGTGTCTCGTTCCACGTCTTTGGTGATTGCTTATCTTATGTGGAGGGAGGGCCAGAGCTTTGATGATGCCTTTCAGTTTGTAAAGCAGGCCAGAGGAATTGCGAACCCCAACATGGGCTTCGCTTGCCAGTTGTTGCAGTGCCAGAAGAGAGTACATGCCATTCCGCTGAGCCCCAGTTCGGTTCTGAGGATGTATCGGATGGCACCGCATTCACCTTATGATCCTCTGCATCTGGTTCCCAAGATGTTGAATGATCCTTCTCCATCTGCTCTGGATTCTAGAGGAGCGTTTATAGTACATGTGCCTTCTGCTATCTACATCTGGGTTGGTCGAAGTTGTCAGCACATCATGGAGAGGGATGCAAAAGGAGCTGCTTTCCAGGTTGTTCGTTATGAGAGAGTGCAGGCGCCGAGAATAATGGTTGAGGAAGGGGAAGAGCCATCAGACTTTTGGGATGCCTTTTCAAATCTTCCAGATTCAGTGGATAAGTCTGGGAACATTGTCAAGATTGAATCAGCAGCTAAAGTTGTTCCTGGTGAGAGGAAGGTGGACTCGTATGATGGGGATTTTGAAGTCTTCCAGAAAGCAATCACTGGGGGTGTGGTGCCTGCCTTCTCAACACCGGGGGCTGAACACGAAACTCACCTCCCTGCGAGGGAAAGCAATTGGAGCGTTCTAAGGCGAAAGTTTGCCTTGGGTGATGTGAAAGAGTTTGGGGCAGGTCCTAAGGTATCCCTTTGTAGAGTCTATTCTGATTCAATGTTGATTTTCGACCCTGATAGTCGGATAAACAAACTTCCACATTTGTCAGCggactcatcatcatcacctcATTTTTCTCCAAGTTCCTTTTCTTCTGATTCAAGTAATAGCTCTAAATCTAGTTCAGAATCGCCTTCACTGTCCCCATCTACATCTTCTTCTACAGCCTCACCTGCTTCCTCAACTGTGCCTGATTTGCCATCCAAGACGTCTCTTCATCCCATCCCTAACATTTCAGAATCTCGTAAGGTTGGTCATGCTTCTTGTTCCCAAGTAATCTCATCACCATCTAAAAGAttggttctctctcttgctGAACGGAGAGGTAGCTTGTCACCTTCGTTGAAGCTGCAAACCTTGGCTGATGATAAATCTGTATCATACAGAAGGGACACAATCACGTATTCAACTTCTTCTGCAAGTCAACAGAATGAAAAGGGGAGAGACAATAATTCGTGCTCTTTTATAGGACTTTGTAGTAAAGAAAAAGTTTCAGATTCTATTGAGGCCACTGCAATTGAAAAGGGAGATTCAACTCAAGAATGTCAGTTGCAAATGTTTCTAGGGGCATCTCTTAACGACCAAGCAGCCGCCAATGAAGGTTCTTCTGTAAAGAAGTATCCTCTGCAAGAGGTCCTGGATGTTCCTGTCTTTGCTGGATTTGTCGACAATTTTTCTGGGTTCTGTAATCCAATTGACCCCATAGTTTGCCGCTGGCCTACTTTAGAAAGGGTTGCACCATTTGGCACTGCCAATTTGGATTCAGAAGCTGCTTTTCTTGTCTTAGTTCCTAGTACTGGTGTAGGCAAGCATAAAGATAGGATGATATATTTCTGGATTGGAAAATCATTCAAACATGATAATTGTCAGCTTCAATTAGATGTCGGCAGCAGTGTAAGTGATGTAGAAGCGATTGACTGGAATCAAGttgtttgtgattttctttCTACAATGGGTCTACCGAAGGACATCCCCACTGAG GACAGGTAG